The proteins below are encoded in one region of Methanofollis aquaemaris:
- the xerA gene encoding site-specific tyrosine recombinase/integron integrase: MEKGYFSEWLDRFENYLRMRNYSPRTIRSYGETVRHFAHYVWACRHTSPGESPQCDAEGFTPASLQTSAGVPTSMVTDYFTWLAEQHAYKPKTLHRMISSLSSFYSYLYAQGAVAADPMPAVERPRIKNQELKYLKHSQVMRLLRSIDDERDRLIVRLIYATGVRVSELCTIDIGDIDFDEGTIRVRGKGDKIRTVFVDDETLAEVEDYIGNKIVGPLFVGQQGKGLSPRTVQRIFRRYAPEGITPHKIRHSYASELYRRSHNLRVVQENLGHSSIKTTEIYLHTDIDERRQVYREYFPLSNGGDRRQ, from the coding sequence ATGGAGAAGGGTTATTTTTCTGAGTGGCTGGATAGGTTCGAAAACTACCTCCGAATGCGAAATTACTCGCCCAGGACCATCCGAAGTTATGGTGAGACGGTCCGGCACTTCGCCCACTATGTCTGGGCCTGCCGGCACACCTCTCCGGGCGAGTCGCCGCAGTGCGATGCGGAAGGCTTCACCCCGGCCTCCCTGCAGACCTCGGCCGGGGTGCCCACCTCGATGGTGACCGACTATTTCACCTGGCTTGCGGAGCAGCATGCCTATAAACCAAAAACTCTCCACCGCATGATCTCGTCGCTCTCGTCCTTCTATTCCTACCTCTATGCGCAGGGGGCGGTCGCCGCCGATCCGATGCCTGCGGTGGAGCGCCCACGGATCAAGAACCAGGAACTGAAATACCTGAAGCATAGCCAGGTGATGCGCCTCCTCCGGTCGATCGACGACGAGCGCGACCGTCTTATTGTCAGGCTGATCTACGCGACCGGCGTCCGCGTCTCCGAACTCTGCACCATCGACATCGGCGATATCGACTTTGATGAGGGCACCATCAGGGTGCGGGGCAAGGGCGACAAGATCAGGACGGTGTTCGTGGACGACGAGACGCTTGCAGAGGTCGAGGATTATATCGGAAACAAAATTGTGGGGCCGCTTTTCGTGGGTCAGCAGGGCAAGGGCCTCTCCCCGAGAACAGTCCAGCGGATCTTCCGGCGGTACGCTCCCGAGGGGATCACGCCGCACAAGATCCGGCATTCCTACGCCTCCGAACTCTACCGGCGCTCGCACAACCTCCGTGTCGTCCAGGAGAATCTTGGCCACTCCTCCATCAAGACGACCGAGATCTATCTGCACACCGATATCGACGAACGCCGGCAGGTCTACCGGGAATATTTCCCGCTCTCCAACGGCGGCGACCGTCGTCAATAA
- a CDS encoding CBS domain-containing protein, with the protein MEPADIPVTTVMDEEVVSVLPDTPLPEVFETFSRLGCTDLVVAGPEDHFLGFITALDLLASVGPVVGVRSRERERCIECLLRRETAVAADIMTRSHISVPTTATLRHAIEAMEHYRYPALVVVDERGVAVGRLEACMVISHLRVAGHL; encoded by the coding sequence ATGGAACCCGCAGATATCCCGGTCACCACCGTCATGGACGAAGAGGTCGTCTCCGTCCTCCCCGACACTCCCCTCCCCGAGGTCTTCGAGACCTTCTCCAGACTCGGCTGCACCGACCTCGTCGTCGCCGGGCCCGAGGACCACTTCCTCGGGTTCATCACCGCCCTCGACCTCCTCGCCTCCGTCGGCCCGGTGGTGGGCGTGCGGAGCAGGGAGCGGGAGCGCTGCATCGAGTGTCTTCTTAGACGGGAGACGGCGGTGGCCGCCGACATCATGACCCGCAGCCACATCTCGGTCCCGACCACCGCCACCCTCCGCCACGCGATCGAGGCGATGGAACACTACCGATACCCGGCCCTCGTCGTCGTCGACGAGCGCGGCGTCGCCGTCGGCCGCCTCGAGGCCTGCATGGTCATCTCGCACCTGCGGGTGGCCGGCCATCTCTGA
- a CDS encoding radical SAM protein codes for MVQKRWIKRTVGRSEIYYDRTSGAIHTFPPHDAGGDEVWVPPEGHPLAPLRLYYDPTYRCNLSCRHCITRSAPTADTSGELSFERACTLLSECARAGILDVALTGGEPFIYRHIFPLIAHARACGMNVMISTNGLLVSKEAAARLARLGVLDVRVSFEGAEKINDSVRGKGTYQKALRAVNNLIETGNHTVVRLTLSGRSEEHLEDLFTDLAACGVHEVKASAIKEVGRAADPENADLLGYTADLESAQRLQQLGALFGIEVQLSSDDFPLTPREAKDHKLRFDEGENCGAGFATAYVSPYGEVLPCSSMPHVVLGNVASEGFMEAWTGERARRFRELVTSCGTQLLCKAPCFSAKNLDLAMRPRSNAFSQSSSKMADKP; via the coding sequence ATGGTTCAGAAACGATGGATCAAAAGAACGGTGGGGAGGTCTGAGATTTACTATGACCGGACGTCCGGGGCCATCCACACCTTTCCGCCCCATGACGCGGGTGGAGACGAGGTCTGGGTGCCGCCGGAAGGTCATCCGCTCGCCCCGCTCCGTCTGTACTACGACCCGACGTATCGGTGCAACCTCTCATGCCGACACTGTATCACACGGTCGGCGCCGACGGCGGACACCTCAGGAGAACTCAGTTTCGAACGAGCCTGTACGCTTCTCTCAGAATGCGCACGGGCCGGCATCCTGGATGTTGCCCTGACCGGTGGAGAGCCGTTCATCTACCGGCACATCTTTCCCTTGATCGCCCATGCCCGCGCCTGCGGGATGAACGTGATGATCTCGACCAACGGGCTGCTTGTCTCAAAGGAGGCCGCGGCCAGACTGGCAAGGCTCGGCGTCCTCGATGTACGGGTCAGTTTCGAAGGAGCGGAGAAGATCAACGACAGTGTGAGGGGGAAAGGAACGTACCAGAAGGCGCTACGCGCCGTGAACAACCTGATCGAGACCGGAAACCACACGGTGGTCAGACTCACCCTCTCGGGCAGGAGCGAGGAGCATCTCGAAGACCTCTTCACCGACCTGGCCGCCTGCGGCGTGCATGAGGTGAAGGCGTCGGCGATCAAAGAGGTGGGACGGGCCGCCGACCCGGAGAACGCCGATCTGCTCGGCTACACCGCAGACCTGGAGAGTGCACAGCGTCTCCAGCAACTCGGGGCACTCTTCGGCATCGAGGTCCAGCTCTCCTCCGACGACTTCCCGCTCACGCCCAGAGAGGCAAAAGATCATAAACTCAGATTTGACGAGGGAGAGAACTGCGGGGCAGGGTTTGCGACGGCATATGTCTCGCCGTACGGAGAGGTGCTCCCGTGCTCCTCGATGCCGCATGTGGTGCTCGGGAATGTCGCCTCCGAAGGATTCATGGAAGCCTGGACCGGGGAACGCGCGCGTCGCTTCAGGGAACTGGTCACCTCCTGCGGGACGCAACTTCTCTGCAAAGCGCCGTGTTTCTCGGCAAAAAACCTTGACCTGGCGATGCGTCCGAGATCGAACGCATTTTCCCAGAGTTCCAGCAAGATGGCAGACAAACCATAG
- a CDS encoding type 1 glutamine amidotransferase domain-containing protein: protein MAVIAVLIGERFEDSEYTEPVKAFRAAGHEVVHLGLKAGSTVTGKREGTKVRIERGVADAVPDDYDALLIPGGYSPDHLRAYDAPVRFVRIFVESKKPVFAICHGPQLLITAQVIEGRRVTGWRSIVQDIKNARADYVDAEVVVDGNLVTSRRPSDLPAFIDASLKKIGVMIKQSA from the coding sequence ATGGCGGTGATTGCAGTTCTCATCGGAGAGCGGTTTGAGGACTCCGAATATACTGAACCGGTGAAAGCCTTCCGTGCCGCGGGCCACGAGGTCGTCCACCTCGGGCTGAAGGCGGGGAGCACGGTCACCGGGAAGAGGGAGGGGACGAAGGTGCGGATTGAGCGGGGGGTCGCGGATGCCGTGCCCGACGACTACGACGCCCTCCTCATCCCGGGAGGATATTCTCCCGACCATCTGCGGGCGTACGACGCGCCTGTCAGGTTTGTCAGAATATTTGTGGAGAGTAAAAAACCGGTCTTCGCCATCTGCCACGGGCCGCAACTTCTCATCACGGCGCAGGTGATCGAGGGGCGGCGGGTGACCGGGTGGCGGTCGATCGTGCAGGACATCAAGAACGCGCGGGCCGACTATGTCGACGCCGAGGTCGTCGTGGACGGAAACCTCGTCACGAGCAGACGGCCCTCAGACCTCCCGGCCTTCATCGACGCGTCGCTGAAAAAAATCGGGGTGATGATCAAACAATCTGCCTGA
- a CDS encoding DUF5806 family protein yields MGDPEDRTKDISKYHKFKKVEGSTYRRVNQFLRRRTYFTAREWSIARLCADFQTTSGAEMTFIGANLPELVPFMTEPYTPQAVNQARNAFKKKVSMAGATFLYGAMCGFFTPEELDDLLFEASEVARFLMEVEGTTLDIDDEIEREDKVSEVMKSISRESARLLRERSRTPEDAEEEGE; encoded by the coding sequence ATGGGAGATCCTGAAGACCGCACCAAAGATATCAGCAAATATCATAAGTTCAAGAAGGTCGAAGGCTCGACCTACCGGCGGGTCAACCAGTTTCTCCGCAGACGCACCTACTTTACCGCGCGCGAATGGTCCATCGCGCGACTCTGTGCGGATTTCCAGACCACGAGCGGCGCGGAGATGACCTTCATCGGTGCGAACCTCCCCGAACTTGTTCCGTTCATGACCGAGCCCTACACCCCCCAGGCAGTCAACCAGGCAAGGAACGCCTTCAAGAAGAAAGTCAGTATGGCCGGGGCGACATTCCTGTACGGAGCGATGTGCGGATTCTTCACCCCCGAAGAACTCGACGACCTCCTCTTTGAAGCGAGCGAAGTGGCGCGCTTTTTGATGGAAGTGGAAGGCACCACCCTCGATATCGACGACGAGATCGAACGGGAGGACAAGGTATCCGAAGTAATGAAGAGCATCTCCAGAGAGTCCGCCAGACTCCTGCGGGAACGAAGTCGCACACCAGAAGACGCAGAAGAAGAGGGAGAGTAA
- a CDS encoding sensor histidine kinase produces the protein MTCRKERSFNQYLMTFFILLIVVVISVLSSLSYIEARDELVEKNLLLQDETEKSILQWMALVDAGLKKYDDSLNDKMRHGFKNFLEEYERSGRDPSAMDLRRLKEDLGGEMDLYVINAEGVIEYSTYEKEVGLDFKKVPYFYEYITALREGDTFSADRVVREQSTRKVRKYAYMPTPDHRYLFELGLVTDLLKDRSLDLSYVETGENLKTLNPDLTEIRFFDSMGNIIGNKSYQMPVIEKERVERALAQREGAVYTDPAKRSEVHFLYLDLRDPDYASDMSVVTELTYTTAPIQKKLNTLFISQLTISLLAILLSIIFTYVGSRHISRPISEVVEDIDRIARGDLDHTIRHTKGIEFSRMENAINAMVRTLKENIRRAQVSEEALKQYSENLEVIVDKRTAELKEANEEANLYLDIMSHDINNANAVSLGYTQLLLMNLPEKERGEVDRIRQSILRSSGITQNVATIRKIRQEALPLRTVDLDRVIREEVAHHPDGRVNYDGERVLVRADALLPEVFSNLIGNALKFMEEEGKVCIRVEDRGEEVLVSVEDTGPGIPDAMKETIFNRFKKGKNKQSGKGLGLYIVRSLVERYGGTVRADDRVEGAPEEGAAIRFTLLKIPDEGERRQA, from the coding sequence TTGACGTGTCGCAAAGAACGCTCTTTCAACCAGTACCTGATGACGTTCTTCATCCTCCTCATCGTCGTCGTCATCTCCGTCCTCTCCTCGCTCTCCTATATCGAGGCCAGAGACGAACTCGTCGAGAAGAACCTTCTCCTCCAGGACGAGACCGAGAAGAGTATCCTCCAGTGGATGGCCCTCGTCGATGCCGGCCTGAAAAAGTACGACGACAGTCTCAACGATAAGATGAGACATGGCTTCAAGAATTTTCTGGAGGAGTACGAACGGTCCGGGCGAGACCCGTCCGCGATGGACCTCCGGAGACTGAAGGAAGATCTCGGTGGAGAGATGGACCTCTATGTCATCAATGCCGAGGGGGTCATCGAGTATTCCACCTACGAAAAAGAGGTCGGTCTGGACTTCAAGAAGGTTCCGTATTTCTACGAGTATATCACCGCCCTGCGGGAGGGGGACACCTTCTCGGCCGACCGGGTGGTGCGCGAGCAGTCCACCAGGAAGGTGAGAAAGTACGCTTACATGCCCACCCCGGACCACCGCTACCTCTTCGAACTCGGCCTGGTCACCGACCTGCTCAAGGACCGCAGTCTCGATCTCTCCTATGTCGAGACCGGCGAGAACCTCAAGACCCTCAATCCCGACCTGACCGAGATCAGGTTCTTTGACTCGATGGGCAATATCATCGGGAACAAGAGTTACCAGATGCCCGTCATCGAGAAAGAACGGGTGGAACGGGCGCTTGCACAACGGGAAGGCGCCGTTTACACCGACCCTGCGAAGAGGAGCGAGGTCCACTTCCTCTATCTCGACCTCCGTGACCCTGACTATGCCTCAGATATGAGCGTGGTGACCGAACTCACCTACACGACCGCTCCGATACAGAAGAAACTCAACACCCTCTTCATCTCGCAACTGACGATCTCCCTTCTCGCCATCCTCCTCAGCATCATCTTCACCTATGTCGGGAGCCGCCACATCTCCCGCCCGATCTCAGAGGTGGTCGAGGACATCGACCGGATCGCACGGGGCGATCTCGACCACACGATCCGGCACACGAAGGGGATCGAATTTTCGAGAATGGAGAACGCGATCAACGCGATGGTTCGAACGCTCAAAGAGAATATCAGGCGCGCCCAGGTCTCCGAAGAGGCGTTGAAACAATATTCCGAGAATCTGGAAGTGATCGTCGATAAGAGGACGGCCGAACTCAAAGAGGCAAACGAAGAGGCAAACCTCTACCTGGACATCATGTCCCATGACATCAACAATGCCAATGCCGTCTCCCTGGGCTATACCCAGCTCCTGCTCATGAACCTTCCCGAGAAGGAGAGAGGCGAGGTCGACCGGATCCGGCAGAGCATTCTCAGAAGTTCGGGGATCACCCAGAATGTCGCGACTATCAGGAAGATCCGCCAGGAGGCCCTCCCGCTCAGGACGGTGGACCTGGACAGGGTGATCAGAGAGGAGGTGGCCCACCACCCCGATGGCCGGGTCAACTATGATGGGGAGAGGGTGCTGGTCAGGGCCGACGCCCTCCTTCCCGAGGTCTTCTCCAACCTCATCGGGAACGCCCTCAAGTTCATGGAAGAGGAGGGCAAGGTCTGCATCAGGGTGGAAGACCGGGGCGAGGAGGTGCTGGTCTCGGTGGAGGACACCGGGCCTGGCATCCCCGACGCCATGAAGGAGACGATCTTCAACCGGTTCAAGAAGGGGAAGAACAAGCAGAGCGGGAAGGGGCTCGGGCTCTATATCGTCAGGTCGTTGGTGGAGCGGTACGGCGGAACGGTCCGGGCCGACGACCGGGTCGAGGGCGCCCCCGAGGAGGGGGCGGCGATCCGGTTCACCCTCCTGAAGATCCCGGACGAGGGAGAGCGGCGGCAGGCATAA
- a CDS encoding NUDIX hydrolase, which yields MTESETPASVRAIITDEEGRVLLLRRAEDLKKYPGLWELPGGTVKEGESLPGCLVRTVLEETGLALDICGCTGSCESIWEGKTEVHQIWVAHPQQKEISLAPGHTASTWASFDEIEMFRAVPWLMEAVRQIV from the coding sequence ATGACAGAGAGCGAAACACCCGCCTCGGTGCGGGCAATCATCACCGACGAGGAAGGAAGAGTCCTTCTTCTCCGGCGTGCAGAAGACCTGAAAAAATATCCCGGCCTCTGGGAACTCCCTGGCGGGACGGTGAAGGAAGGAGAATCTCTTCCCGGGTGCCTGGTACGCACCGTCCTGGAGGAGACCGGACTGGCCCTCGATATCTGCGGATGCACCGGCTCCTGCGAATCGATATGGGAGGGGAAGACCGAGGTCCACCAGATCTGGGTGGCGCACCCGCAACAGAAGGAGATCAGTCTCGCACCCGGACACACGGCATCGACCTGGGCGAGTTTCGATGAGATCGAGATGTTCCGGGCGGTCCCCTGGCTGATGGAAGCGGTCAGGCAGATTGTTTGA
- the mobB gene encoding molybdopterin-guanine dinucleotide biosynthesis protein B gives MRIIQIVGSSNSGKTTFIEALVPVLKEHGTVAAVKHLAHDRYAVEEGKDTTKYAGAGAAFSVGIDNEKAVIIRDAADLATVLGELCDAGIEYCIIEGFKTVPFPRIVIGDLESEDIVLRNPTPDEVPDHLDAFEEFYTMQGIVRELRRSYPLERAGAVLTFNGIVRELTGDERTEHMDFGPEIDAIVEAIRVEAEKTPGVIGARFYHRKGRLYAGEDITYFAILAEHRQEAFAAMSRAIDELKSKAHDKNH, from the coding sequence ATGAGAATAATTCAGATCGTTGGCAGTTCGAACTCTGGCAAGACCACCTTCATCGAAGCGCTGGTCCCCGTCCTCAAAGAACACGGAACCGTTGCAGCAGTCAAACATCTCGCCCACGACCGGTACGCGGTCGAAGAGGGGAAAGACACCACCAAATATGCCGGGGCCGGCGCCGCCTTCTCGGTCGGGATCGACAACGAGAAGGCAGTGATCATCAGGGACGCCGCCGACCTCGCCACCGTGCTCGGCGAACTCTGCGATGCCGGGATAGAGTACTGTATTATCGAAGGGTTCAAGACCGTGCCCTTCCCCAGGATCGTCATCGGCGACCTTGAGAGCGAGGACATTGTCCTCAGGAACCCGACACCCGACGAGGTGCCCGACCACCTCGACGCGTTTGAAGAATTTTATACGATGCAGGGGATCGTCAGAGAACTGAGACGCTCATACCCCCTCGAACGGGCCGGGGCCGTCCTCACCTTCAACGGCATCGTCAGAGAACTGACCGGCGACGAGCGGACCGAGCACATGGACTTCGGCCCTGAGATCGATGCCATCGTCGAAGCGATCAGAGTTGAGGCCGAAAAGACCCCCGGCGTCATCGGCGCACGTTTTTACCATCGGAAAGGTCGACTCTATGCCGGAGAAGACATCACCTATTTTGCGATCCTCGCCGAGCACCGGCAGGAGGCCTTCGCCGCCATGAGCCGAGCGATCGATGAACTCAAGAGCAAGGCCCACGACAAGAACCATTGA
- a CDS encoding MBL fold metallo-hydrolase: MQVLFLGAESLGARSMATVVLTADRTVLIDPGVALAPKRSGLPPHPLEAAAAERTREAVLEWLPRATDIVVTHFHGDHMPLADADPSQIPLAAFAPPKGCRILVPGEGGHSGQSRARRRAFARALGRTLPAAEGEDDGVVACAGPFAHGGGSGPVMIVAVREGNECFVHASDTQLLSAEAVAKILAWRPTIVYTSGPPLYLSATTWEEVNRALAHAARIAGVAKTLVIDHHILRGVGGLRWVEDAGGVSAATYMGARPGLLEARRRELWERPPADIY; this comes from the coding sequence ATGCAGGTCCTCTTCCTCGGTGCCGAGTCCCTGGGTGCCCGCTCGATGGCGACCGTCGTTCTGACCGCGGACCGGACGGTGCTCATCGACCCCGGCGTCGCCCTCGCCCCGAAACGCTCCGGCCTCCCGCCCCACCCCCTCGAAGCCGCGGCGGCCGAGCGGACGAGGGAGGCGGTGCTCGAATGGCTCCCGCGGGCGACCGACATCGTCGTCACCCACTTCCACGGCGACCACATGCCCCTCGCCGACGCCGACCCATCCCAGATCCCCCTTGCCGCCTTCGCCCCGCCGAAAGGGTGCCGGATCCTGGTGCCGGGCGAGGGCGGGCATTCGGGACAGTCGCGAGCGCGGCGGCGGGCGTTCGCCCGGGCCCTCGGCCGCACCCTCCCGGCCGCCGAGGGGGAGGACGACGGGGTCGTCGCCTGCGCCGGGCCCTTCGCCCACGGCGGGGGGAGCGGACCGGTGATGATCGTCGCGGTGAGAGAGGGAAACGAGTGTTTTGTCCACGCCTCCGACACCCAGCTCCTCTCTGCTGAGGCGGTCGCGAAGATCCTGGCGTGGCGGCCGACGATCGTCTACACCTCGGGCCCGCCCCTGTACCTCTCTGCGACTACCTGGGAGGAGGTCAACCGCGCCCTTGCCCATGCCGCCCGCATCGCCGGAGTTGCAAAGACCCTCGTCATCGACCACCACATTCTCAGGGGCGTCGGGGGGTTGCGGTGGGTCGAAGACGCCGGCGGAGTTTCGGCCGCGACCTACATGGGTGCCCGGCCCGGGCTTCTGGAGGCGCGGCGCCGGGAACTCTGGGAGCGACCGCCCGCAGATATTTATTGA
- a CDS encoding FkbM family methyltransferase → MRRTLDEVWERKRAENGKGNRLARAAVEKINGLFLWAGTPLELGFRERHPEVFKESVGVLAGAVGDPAKYDRVRALLSDERSKEIFDWLVGYRVAYALIGNGALELRPPPIARDEFWRLQRETERYRSGHYYRYDGSTVHSDAYVFNTIWLQEQYRVEGLCEPRPGDIVVDAGACWGETAVWFSRFVGPSGRVHAFEPAGANRRVIERVVEKNDLTSSVVTVPLGLWDQETTLTFSGTGRMFRQGGGVGGAEVPVTTLDRYVEETGLDRVDFIKMDIEGAELPALAGAEKSIREFRPDLAISVYHRADDLTEVPIFLASLVPEYRMYLRHYTPGPDESVLYATVR, encoded by the coding sequence GTGCGCCGGACCCTCGACGAGGTCTGGGAGCGAAAGCGGGCCGAGAACGGGAAGGGCAACCGCCTTGCCCGTGCGGCGGTCGAGAAGATCAACGGCCTCTTCCTCTGGGCCGGGACGCCGCTCGAACTCGGGTTCAGGGAACGCCACCCGGAAGTTTTCAAGGAATCGGTCGGGGTGCTCGCCGGGGCGGTCGGCGACCCGGCGAAATACGACCGCGTGCGGGCACTCCTCTCAGACGAGAGGTCGAAAGAGATCTTCGACTGGCTCGTCGGCTACCGCGTCGCCTACGCCCTCATCGGCAACGGGGCGCTCGAACTCCGCCCGCCGCCGATCGCACGCGACGAGTTCTGGCGACTGCAGCGGGAGACCGAACGCTACCGCTCGGGACACTATTACCGCTACGACGGGAGCACCGTCCACTCGGACGCCTACGTCTTCAACACCATCTGGCTCCAGGAACAATACCGCGTCGAAGGACTCTGCGAACCGCGGCCAGGCGACATCGTCGTCGACGCCGGGGCGTGCTGGGGGGAGACCGCGGTCTGGTTCTCCAGGTTCGTCGGCCCCTCGGGCCGGGTCCATGCCTTCGAACCGGCCGGGGCCAACCGGCGGGTGATCGAGCGGGTGGTCGAGAAGAACGATCTTACCTCATCGGTCGTCACCGTGCCCCTCGGACTCTGGGATCAGGAGACGACCCTCACCTTCTCAGGGACCGGGCGGATGTTCCGGCAGGGCGGCGGCGTAGGCGGGGCCGAGGTGCCGGTGACCACCCTGGACCGCTATGTCGAAGAGACCGGGCTTGACCGCGTCGACTTCATCAAGATGGACATCGAGGGCGCCGAACTCCCCGCCCTCGCCGGCGCGGAGAAGAGCATCAGGGAGTTCCGGCCAGACCTCGCCATCTCGGTCTACCACCGGGCAGACGACCTCACCGAAGTCCCAATCTTTCTCGCCTCCCTGGTGCCTGAGTACCGGATGTACCTCCGCCACTACACCCCCGGCCCCGACGAGAGCGTCCTCTATGCGACGGTGCGGTGA
- a CDS encoding cation:proton antiporter, with protein sequence MDPLAQVILILVAAKVGGELLERMGYPAQVGEIAAGILLGPSVLGLVTFDEPLVFLSEIGIIALLFVSGIRLSLKSFVASEKAAVSTAFTGVVLPFALGWAFGVLMGFSFLERFFIGIALSITSIGISVRSLIDLRKLETPSGATIVGAAVIDDVLGIVLLAALTAVASGSEGSLVYTIVGGSVFIAGSVVVGRRVLPAALARTRGARTHELTYTAAIVTALLMAWLADFAGLHYSIGAFLAGMILGEEIRSDRSLFDGIADFAFGFFVTIFFASIGLLVVVTPETFLSPFVLPLILLAFVGKVAGGFLGAAPFMATRAEALVVGIGLFPRGEIALVVSQIALAAGIIDQSIFSAFTVMVVVSILLTPILMAWGYRRVPLRDGRPPAGAR encoded by the coding sequence ATGGACCCGCTGGCCCAGGTCATCCTCATCCTCGTCGCCGCGAAGGTCGGAGGCGAACTCCTCGAACGGATGGGTTATCCGGCGCAGGTCGGGGAGATCGCGGCCGGGATCCTCCTCGGCCCCTCGGTGCTCGGGCTCGTGACCTTCGACGAACCGCTCGTCTTTCTCTCCGAGATCGGGATCATCGCCCTCCTCTTTGTCAGCGGGATCAGGCTGAGCCTGAAGTCTTTTGTTGCGTCTGAGAAGGCGGCGGTCTCGACGGCCTTCACCGGTGTCGTCCTTCCGTTCGCCCTCGGGTGGGCCTTCGGGGTGCTGATGGGTTTTTCTTTTCTGGAGCGGTTCTTCATCGGGATCGCTCTCTCCATCACCTCGATCGGGATCTCGGTCAGGAGCCTCATCGACCTGCGCAAACTGGAGACGCCCTCGGGGGCGACGATCGTGGGGGCGGCGGTCATCGACGATGTGCTCGGGATCGTTCTCCTCGCCGCCCTCACCGCCGTCGCCTCGGGGAGCGAGGGCTCGCTGGTGTACACCATCGTCGGGGGAAGTGTCTTCATCGCGGGAAGTGTCGTGGTCGGGCGGCGGGTTTTACCGGCGGCGCTTGCCAGGACGCGGGGCGCCCGCACCCATGAGTTGACCTACACGGCGGCGATCGTCACCGCCCTGCTGATGGCCTGGCTCGCCGATTTTGCCGGGCTTCACTATTCCATCGGGGCGTTCCTGGCCGGGATGATCCTGGGCGAGGAGATCAGGAGCGACCGGTCGCTCTTCGACGGGATCGCCGATTTCGCCTTCGGGTTCTTTGTCACCATCTTCTTTGCGTCCATCGGGCTGCTAGTGGTGGTGACCCCCGAGACCTTCCTCTCCCCCTTCGTTCTCCCGCTCATCCTCCTCGCTTTCGTGGGCAAGGTGGCGGGTGGGTTCCTCGGCGCCGCACCCTTCATGGCAACCCGTGCCGAGGCGCTGGTGGTGGGGATCGGGCTCTTCCCGCGGGGCGAGATCGCCCTGGTCGTCTCTCAGATCGCCCTCGCAGCCGGGATCATCGACCAGAGCATCTTCTCGGCCTTCACGGTGATGGTGGTCGTCTCGATCCTCCTCACCCCCATCCTGATGGCCTGGGGATACCGGCGGGTGCCGCTCAGAGATGGCCGGCCACCCGCAGGTGCGAGATGA